A region from the Triticum urartu cultivar G1812 chromosome 1, Tu2.1, whole genome shotgun sequence genome encodes:
- the LOC125527556 gene encoding embryonic protein DC-8-like produces the protein MASQQQSRKEAASKREEGGQGGVSLEEIGKFRAEAQQNSADAIRAAQERYNQNLQHGGAAVGARGAVTVTQAPGATVVSYQEHKTLPEGAQQGRAAHGHGANAPAGGTTASSRGTEMQHAARQEEGRGHGTAHKEQKGSAAVTRAAEGGHDKQGRESAARGTNAPAGATVASSRGAEKQHHTKQEEGRGHGTGHKEQKGSAAVTHATEDRGKEGDSARSAKDAAMQALGITGDQTVAKGAGTKDAGAHGAQVTAEGTEEATATAAEYAKQAAAKAKEVTLTTGEMTAEYAKQAAVKAKDVTVSTGGTAAEYAKTAAEKAREAALAAGKTTAEYTQQAAVKGKDVTVSTGGTAAEYAKTAAEKAKDTALAAGKTTADYTQQAAVKTKDVTLSTAAQAAQKAKEVTAVTAQKVAEYTKEMAEQGKNAAAQAEEKAEEAAARAADKAEEPSFDTSTQAKRSAAGAADKTRDMTAQTMNKAEDATGGTGDRTGSMAAQVKDTTGAMAQKATDTAAYVKDSVMGAAGGTADNTRDTTEQTMGRAKEATGDAGNRTGSMAAQVKDATGAMAQKAGDTAAYIKDSVMGAAGGAVDKTRDATSQVAQKTGEATNRVVETGKSATGGGMTGTAKAKGEGTEDTKIVEDVLEAVGAGMEAVGATVYGIAQHTKGIVAGEEELIPVEGEAGKVAGAGEGRKKSE, from the exons ATGGCGTCGCAGCAGCAGAGCAGGAAGGAGGCCGCCTCGAAGCGGGAGGAAGGCGGCCAGGGCGGCGTCAGCCTGGAGGAGATCGGCAAGTTCCGCGCGGAGGCGCAGCAGAACTCGGCGGACGCCATCCGCGCCGCGCAGGAGCGGTACAACCAGAACCTGCAGCACGGCGGCGCCGCCGTTGGCGCCAGGGGGGCGGTGACCGTCACCCAGGCGCCCGGCGCCACGGTCGTCTCCTACCAGGAGCACAAGACCCTTCCCGAGGGCGCCCAGCAGGGCCGCGCGGCGCACGGGCACGGCGCCAACGCGCCGGCAGGGGGCACGACGGCGTCGTCTCGGGGCACCGAGATGCAGCACGCCGCGAGGCAGGAGGAGGGCCGTGGGCATGGCACGGCCCACAAGGAGCAGAAGGGCTCGGCGGCGGTCACCCGCGCGGCCGAGGGCGGCCACGACAAGCAGGGCAGAGAGAGCGCCGCGCGCGGCACCAACGCGCCGGCAGGCGCCACGGTGGCGTCTTCTCGGGGCGCTGAGAAGCAGCACCACACGAAGCAGGAGGAGGGCCGTGGGCATGGCACGGGCCACAAGGAGCAGAAGGGCTCGGCGGCGGTCACCCACGCCACCGAGGACAGGGGCAAAGAGGGCGACTCCGCGCGCAGCGCCAAGGACGCGGCCATGCAAGCGCTCGGAATCACGGGAGACCAAACTGTGGCCAAGGGCGCCGGAACCAAGGACGCCGGTGCGCATGGCGCGCAGGTCACCGCGGAAGGGACGGAGGAGGCCACGGCTACCGCCGCCGAGTACGCCAAACAGGCCGCAGCAAAGGCGAAGGAGGTGACGCTGACCACGGGCGAGATGACGGCGGAGTACGCGAAGCAGGCCGCCGTGAAGGCCAAGGACGTCACGGTGAGCACCGGCGGGACGGCCGCGGAGTACGCCAAGACGGCCGCCGAGAaggcgagggaggcggcgctgGCGGCAGGCAAGACGACGGCCGAGTACACGCAGCAGGCGGCGGTGAAGGGCAAGGACGTCACGGTCTCCACCGGCGGGACGGCCGCGGAGTACGCCAAGACGGCCGCCGAGAAGGCCAAGGACACCGCGCTGGCGGCCGGCAAGACGACGGCAGATTACACTCAGCAGGCGGCGGTGAAAACCAAGGACGTGACGCTGTCGACCGCCGCGCAAGCGGCGCAGAAGGCCAAGGAGGTGACCGCGGTCACGGCGCAGAAGGTGGCGGAGTACACGAAGGAGATGGCGGAGCAAGGGAAGAACGCTGCCGCCCAGGCCGAGGAGAAGGCGGAGGAGGCCGCAGCCCGCGCCGCTGACAAGGCGGAGGAGCCGAGCTTCGACACGAGCACGCAGGCCAAGCGCTCGGCCGCAGGGGCAGCGGACAAGACCCGCGACATGACCGCACAAACCATGAACAAGGCCGAGGACGCAACCGGAGGCACGGGGGACAGGACCGGAAGCATGGCTGCCCAGGTGAAGGACACGACCGGAGCCATGGCGCAGAAGGCCACTGACACGGCTGCGTACGTCAAGGACTCGGTGATGGGCGCAGCGGGAGGCACGGCGGACaacacccgcgacaccaccgagcAAACAATGGGCAGGGCCAAGGAGGCTACCGGAGACGCAGGGAATAGGACCGGGAGCATGGCCGCCCAGGTGAAGGACGCGACCGGAGCCATGGCGCAGAAGGCCGGCGACACGGCCGCGTACATCAAGGACTCGGTGATGGGCGCGGCGGGAGGCGCCGTGGACAAGACCCGGGACGCCACGTCGCAGGTCGCGCAGAAGACAGGGGAGGCGACGAACAGAGTGGTGGAGACCGGCAAAAGCGCCACCGGCGGCGGCATGACCGGGACGGCCAAGGCGAAG GGTGAAGGCACCGAAGACACCAAGATCGTGGAAGACGTGCTGGAAGCGGTGGGCGCGGGCATGGAAGCGGTGGGCGCGACGGTGTACGGGATAGCGCAGCACACCAAGGGGATCGTCGCCGGCGAAGAGGAGCTCATCCCGGTCGAAGGGGAGGCCGGGAAGGTCGCCGGAGCCGGTGAAGGCAGGAAGAAATCCGAGTGA